In the Chaetodon trifascialis isolate fChaTrf1 chromosome 12, fChaTrf1.hap1, whole genome shotgun sequence genome, TTCGGAAATTATGGTCAACAACCCTTCAAGTTAATGGCTTTAAGCTGAATTACAACTGTACACGGTGATTTTAGCTGTGTTTTGAATCTGCTTAGAAGTAGTGTTACAGACGTGTGCATCCCCTCACCCTTATTACTGCTCTGAGGAATTTTGCATGAAtacactgaaatctgaaataaacATATACCCGCTGTTCAAACTAGAACTGGGTTTTTACCAACAATACTTACAATGTACTTGACATCACTATCCTACAACACAAAGTAAGCTGTGTAACACGAGGTTAACATCTGTGctgatttaaataaaaatactgaaaatgttttaaatgttagtACTGATTAAGTAGTGGCAGAGTTTTAAATGAACTGCTACTGTAGGGCCAAGCAATTCATCATACTGCTATGTCATCATGTTTTGCTGCAGTAGCATTTTCTATTATACACAGCAACCCTGGTAATCAATTTTGAGAGTTTATCTTGTCAATCTTGTGAGCTGTCATGCTGGATTTCACATGAAAGTCCTGTTTTGTGAGAAGTGAGTAAGGAGTTGCAGATCAGAAGCACCATAAGGGGGAATTTTCGGAAAGGATTGTTATATTACCACATATTTGAAAGAGCTCCGATGTGCTCTGATATCAATATTCAAATTCCAATCTGAAAAGTAAAGAAATCAAGGTGAAAACCTGGCTTATTAAGTAGCTGTACTGTAGATGACCCAAAATTGCATCAGAAATATACTCAGGCTGTTAGAGATATGACCAACCTGCAAATAATGCAATAGGGAGCTCATGGCATAGGCCTGCATTTACAGTAACTGAACTAAATGACTATGAAAAGCATGTTCAGGACATGCATAGATGATGTGCATGATCATTGGTGTAGACGGTTTGTACAGTGTGAGTAGGCATATCATTTCTTTACAGTCATCATTGCAGTAATAAATTCCTGAGATAAGATTAAATGTTGAATTTAGTATTCTCTAAGTAATCAAATTTTATTCACAGATAGAGGGTCAACTGCCAGTTGTCTCTTGCTTCAAGCTTTGCAGCCAGCTTTCACACAGTGCTTCAGCTTCTGGCTTTCTATTGGCCAATTTCTGACTGGGAGGGTCTTCCTAGAGGCTGGCACTCAGGCAGGAAGGGGGTGGCTGGAAATGTTTCAGCCGGAGTTGGACAGACAGTCTGTTTTTACTGTTGTGAAGATAAAATCTTTGGTCACTCCATCCGAGGAACAGAGAGGGGGATTAAAGCTGTTGTTGTGATCGTTATCTTAACAAGTTAGCCACCCAGAAGTTGTATCTCTAATCTCGGTGGGGAACAGAAGTTCTTTAGTGCTGCATGAAGCGAGAGAGGTAGGTTTTCTTGCTCCGTTTCCTGACTTGCGTCCAAAGGaatttgctgcagtgtgctgtggGATAGCATGCAGTAAAGCTGAAAGGTGGTTACCGTAAAGGAACTCGGTGTTCAAATGCAGAGTTTACTCTGAATTTGAGCCGTTTTATTCTTTATGTAttctgtgttactgtgttacTTTTCAACGGTACGGATTTATTCAGCTCACGAGTTAACCACCTTTTCTGCCTGCTCAGCAACTTCCTGTGCTTTTTACCACTTAGTGTACTGGTCTGACTATCCTATCCTCCGTTTGACTCCcaatgtgatgtgtgtttgtcttgctTTCCTTGTATTCTGTATGTGCTTTGGTGGGCCAAGAGTCAGCATATCTGACGGCTAATTTGGCACCTAGTGCTTGCGTAATCGTACATTGTTAACAATAGAGAGTAACGGTGTGATGGAAAATATGTTATAGTGAgaatttatttcagtgaaagGTGTGATTAATGAAATATAGTTGTAATTGGCAGTGTGTTGTAGTGGATACAGATCAGCAAAATGTGTTATAAATCTAACTTGTATCTTCTAGTTCTATGGATTTGAGCTTTGGAAATGTTCAGACTttgttattgattgattgattaccATGACACCAACCAGCTACACATCCCAGACTGGCACAACAGCTTTGACTCTGTGTTTGTAACATGCTTACGTGTTTATTGAGGAAGAGAGAAATCAATTGCAAAATGTGCAGATATAATATTGCATATACAATGACCATTACAACGTGTATGAAACTTAGAATAGTCTGTTGAAATAATGAACATCTGTATGCTCTGCTAACTAGTTACCATTAGCAACATTAGGATTGAAAAACATCTAGGGGTTCATCTGGTGACGTGTGTGCAGACAgggcagaaaaaaaaggcagaataaGGAATTATCTTGGAGTAAAGAACAAAATTGCAAACTTAAGTGGAATGGTTCAGTTACCCAAGGAggaaatatatataaatagtGGTCAGAGCACTGCATTTTAATCATGTAAATGAAATGCGTCCGATTTACCCACAAACTAGTAGTGAAAAAGTATCTTGCTGAAGGTAAACAGACTTTGCTAATACATGTTTATGGTTTATTTAATGAGAAATACAAGAGTTTATCAGGCTATGTGATCAATGCCCTGCTGATccatttaaaggaccagtgcgTAGGATTTAGTCGCATATAGTAGTGAGGTGTGTGACTTGATGACAGCTATTAATTCAGGCTTGATAGATCTAATCTAAcagttattttctccattaatcagttaattgtttAGTCCACAAAACTGTCTGAAAGTAGTGAAACTGTTCCATCACAATTTCCAAGAGCCCAAATCTTCAGATGTTTTGTACAACCAAAAGTACAAAATCCAAAGCGACTCTGtttaaaagagacaaaagcagcaaatgctcacatttcaGAAGGGGGAATGACTGgactttttgtttaaaaaatgacttaaatgattagTCTCTTGAGAGTCTGACATGACTAAATATAACTTGACTAATTACTCAAGATCACATTTGTTATTGTTTGGCCTAATCTGCTTTCTGCTGTAAACTGCAAAAGAACCAGATGACTCTGGAGAATGAACGGTCTCCAGAGAATAGAGGGAATTACGTGACTTGCCATGAGCGTTCAAAAATAATTAATGGTGGCTCTAAATATGCCAGCTGTAGACTAATGGTAACACAATTATAATGTTGTTTATATGGATACAATTTCAATAAtatgcttgttttgttgttgttgttgttgttttttgtctttcagatcACAAGCAGATAGTGCCTTTTAGAGGATACCCCCAACTTGAAGTTGGAACGTGGACATTGCCAGCTTTTGCTTTCTGTAAGGCCAGACTCGGGCAACAGCACCGGATACCTCAGCTGCAAGCCCTTTGCCACCACTTTGCACAATGTCAGCAcctaaacaaataaaatagaGCCATAACAAGAGAGGGCAGAGAATACTGACCGGAGAATGTATGACTAAAGTGACAAATTGAACTGACTAAAGTGAAAAACACTTTTGGGCACCATCATTTGTGGAATATACACTTGAACGTGTCtcagaaaaagtaaaacaacatCTCCAGTTGTTTCTTTTTGATGTGGCGTTTCACAGTCATTGACCAGCCATCTGATCTTTCTGCTCCAGCTAATGGAGAACTCACCAGGTTGTTTTAAAAGAGGACTTTGTACATAGAGCCAACCTACGGCTTTTGGTGTATGAGGCACATGACAATAAGATTGATTTTTAAAACTCACATTTATGATTATAACCTTTGGACATGGCGTTGAACATTTCTTCagtcagagacacaaaatgGCTAACTCTGGAAGTCTGTCGACAGTTCCAGCGAGGAAACTGTTCACGTAGTGATGAGGAATGCAAATTTGCTCATCCACCAAAGAGCTGCCAAGTTGAAAATGGGAGAGTTATTGCCTGCTTTGACTCACTGAAGGTAAGAAATATTGTGCACACTGTATCATCTGTGACACCTTAATGATCCTTCACTTAATATAAGAAGATGTTGTCCTTGTATGGAGGAGTAAGgaactttaaaaatgaaatgatgaatgtaTTTTCCATGCTGTTATCCTTGACCCTGAGTGAATGGTTTCACTATTGTTTTGCGCCAgatctccccctcttcctcccctgtgAGGAGGGAAATGATCTACTGCTATCAATGTCCAGTTTAAAGTCTTTATCCCGTGTGATGGTGAAATCTCAAATGAAGTCTCTGCCTTTATTGACAAGCCCCAACATCCAGCTTCATGCAGAAATATGTCAAACCACAGAGCAAAAGCTTTGTCTTCCATTATGTAGAGCTCCAGTGTTTTGAAACCATGGAGTAAAATACCTGTCAGATGCTACTGTCATCACTTACCTAATGTAGACTATAAAAATTCTGCCAGCCGATTGGATTATAGCCAGTTTATTCTCCTGTTTGCTCAGTTGCCCTGAATGAGACCAGGCCTGCCTTAATCCACTCTcacacattcactctcacaccACAATACAGCTTTGCCCCCAGGATTATTCTCATGTTGAGTCATCATCTTATCTCCTGACTGTAGGCAGTTTATACACTGCTTGTCCGGGCTGAAGGCCGGACAAGCTGACTGGAGCGTTTATTGATTGATCTTGAATGTTGTTAAATAGATTATGAAGTAGAAGTAATGAGCTCAGGCTGAAGGGATTGTACCCGGTCATTAAACACGTTAATCATGGGAGGGGTCAGGTAGTTGCTTTATCTTCCGTTCAAGTGTTTAAATCTTTAGCTCTAAACCTCCTTTCTGTGGTGACGAACTCAAACATCCTCAGAAATCAGGATTAAAATGCTTTCAGGAATAACCCTCCTACACATGCTGGAATTCAATCAGTATTGATGAAAATCATATGTTATAGAATAAAATTATCAATATTGTCATCATTGATTCATATTTTTAAACTAGTCGTGAACTGATCAGTGTAGCTCTTAACAAATCTTTTTCCAATGAATATTCACCAATatatcatatttttttaaactctaAAATATCAATATTGGTCTCCACCTCAAACATCCTGTCCCAGTGGGGCTGCACTCAGCAGAGTTCATATGtgagtcagtcagacagacattACTGTACTTGCTGTCTAACTCCCCTTGTCACTAGAAACTGAGTGATTTTGCTATTTAATGAACACAGTTCATACTACACATGAGATGGATCACTAATCGTTAAATTTGCTGCATTTTGGCAACAAAACAATAAGCAATAGAGCAGTTGGATAAAACAGAGATGTTTACTCATTATTGGGACTAAGTGAGTCGATCAGAATAAATATcaaaccttgttttttttttttttaagaacgACGTCTTGACCTAGAATTACAGTCTGTTGCTAGGATGGAAATAGCAGGTCAGCTAGCAAACACACCGTTGTTGCAGTcatgtgatgatgtcacagctCTTCTTTATGAATAGGCTTTTGTCTGAAGAGTTAGTACATATCTGTTACCACCCTGGCTTCTGGTGTAAGGTCAGTTCAGTAGCTGCTACTTGCCATCaacctttatttattaaaaaccAAATATATCTAGCCTTCCAAATTATACTTTCCAGACAAATTCTTAGCAGTTTTGGCTCGCCACCCATGTGATTTTTCAGTCTTGTGACTGGGAAGTAACAGATGAAAACAAGTGCTGTCCAAGTATCTCTACCCATTTGTCAATAACACCTGACAAAGATAACTTTATTATCCAGAAGAATGTGCCCATGCTTTGGTAACTAGTATGTCATGACTTCTATTAAAGCAGTTGAGAGTCTAGTTGATACACAAATCTAACTTGAGCTGTTTGCTGTGACTAACTCTCACAACTGTGTTTTGTTAGAAGACGTCTCTCAGATTGCAGAAAATACTCTCTGTAAACTACAAAGAAGCTAAATACTGTCAAGAATGGTCACTGGGTCAACTCATCTTTGGGTTTGGCTAAGCTCTCCATTGGTGAGGCGTTTGAACCTTCAGGCCAACTTAACACTCAATACATATTTTCATTTCGTACTTTCAAGCAACTGTAAAGTAGGAAGTTGGACAAAGTTGTATAACAATCAGACATTTCAAGGGGGTGAAGACTCTCTGTGGGCACTGCATTTCCTCATAGCTATACACAGACTCATGAAACAGTGGTGACAGTTACACCTACATATTCACTGAAAATAATTAATAGAAATCTCTTGGGAGTAATGCAAATGAGGTGAAATTAGTTAACTTGATTGAAGGATTTGAATATACGGGGCAGAGGAAGGTAACCTCTCATTAGGCTAATACAGATGCTTGATTGACAGAAAGTGTGTTGGTAGGTTCATTTTAAAGTCTAAAAGGATATAATAATACTCAAGCTTAATAACCAGACTGATGAAATATAAAGCAAATCACCACTGGATTCCCACAGCTGGCGAGCTCAGGGGCGTCTTACACAGCCAGTCAGCTTTTCCGCACAATCTCTCATGATAGCTACTTTATAGTCATAAAGCGAGCACTGTGAATTGATATTTGACTGATCTTCATCTAAGTAATGCTCCTTACAGCCCTGTCCATTGTGTACTTATATTGGATGATTCTGCAGCACATCATCTACAGCCAAAGCTAATGTTCAGGTCCAGTGTGGGAAATGGTGTTTCCTTTATGTAAGCAAGGTAATAGGTAGAGTAGCATCAAGGTGATGGATGGTTGTGTAACACAACTGACTTTTATGCTAGTGGAGGAAGTTTGCATCACATTTTAGACCAATAATTAAAGCCACTGTGTTGAAATTAAAAAGGTTTTCTCCCTAGTTTCAAAGAACAAATCAAATTTAAAGTGttcttcatgtgtttctctGAATACAGGGTCGATGCTCAAGAGAAAACTGCAAGTATCTTCATCCACCTTCACACTTAAAAACCCAGTTAGAGATAAATGGGCGCAACAATCTCATCCAgcagaagacagcagcagccgTGCTGGCCCAGCAGATGCAGCTTATGATCCCAGGATCCAGTCTGCAGCCGGTGGTAAGGTCCTCGTGGgaacttctttttttgttgtgcCACCTGTCTCACTTCTAATAACGTCTTTCCTCACAGCCAACGTTTCCTGTCATGCAGGGACTTGGCACAAATACTGGTCTTTGTTATGGTTCATACATGACACCGTTGAGCCACGGAATGAGCCTCGTCCCCACAGACAACCTCCCCAGCACCCCGGTTCTTGTTCCTGGGAGTCCACCTATCACAGTGcagagctcctcttcctcttcttcttcttctccctcacaGAAGCTGCAGCGTACAGACAAACTAGAGGTACATCTGCGGGTTGATATAATGTGGCTACATGCTGAAAGCTGAACTCCTCTCACTTGGTTTATAATTGCCCCTCTCAGGTGTGCCGCGAGTTTCAGCGGGGAAGCTGCGCAAGAGGGGAGACAGACTGCCGCTTCGCTCACCCCAGTGACAGTCCAATGATTGACACCACTGataacactgtcactgtttgCATGGACTACATCAAGAGTCGCTGCTCCAGGGAGAAGTGCAAGTATTTTCACCCGCCTGCACACTTGCAGGCCAAAATCAAATCCAGTCAACAGCAAGTCAATCAGACAGCCGTGGCAGCCCAGGCCGCAGCCATGGTAAGACACAGCCTTATCCTTCTGACTGCTGAGGAGGGTTTTAGTCTGCACACAACACATTATCCTGCCACTAACATGGTAGATTTTTGCTGTAATTGTGATTGCCATGACATCACTGAATGTGGAgcactgtatatttgtatacTATTAGCACATTTAATGAAGTGGTGTAGCATATTCCCTTAAAATTTACCTGAAGTGTTGAACAAAGTGGATTCACTATTAACCCCTGGAACCCAACTCGAAGTTTAAGTCCAAGTTAGTGATTTCTAAGACCAGGGGGTTTgatgctgcttctttttttaggcttttatttgtttacattttggtaAATTTGAGGCAAGTTCTTGCGTTCTGCTTTCTAAGCAGATTCATGGACATTTATTTGCGATTGTAGATAATGATGTCCCTGGGATTTCACTAGCAGATCTCATGAGGCGTGCCATTTTTGACATAAAAAGTCAGCAGGCCAAACTACAACAAccaacttcctgttgtttttcaaaCACCAGCATGCACCTGTCCCTTTCACCTCATGCAGTATATTTGCTTCATATCTCTCTGCCTCACAGTTTCAAAAACCTCTCTTGGACAAATACATTTCAGGTTGTATTCACATACACATCTGAGgagttttgtaaatatataaatgaaaaatctGCACTTTGGCCGTTTCTCTGATGATAATTAAGAACAAATGCGTATTTTAATCCTGTGTTTAGAAACAGCACAGATGTAAATGGATCCTTTACGACAAACATTACAGAGAAgcatgaaatgagatgagattAGATTTATGGCAGTTGTTATCAAGGGTTAGTCTTTGTATTAAAAGATATGCCAATCACATTGAGAGTGCAGGTCCTTATCTTGGCTTTTGAGTTTTTGTAATGGAGCTTTGCTTTTTACTAACATCCCTGGCCTTTAAACAGGGCCCATTTGAGAAAACATACATTTGGTATGTTGGCACATGCACCCAATATAAATACATGCTTGACAAAATGCATAAAAGAGCACAATAATCTGTTATGTTCTCAGGATCCCCTTCataatttcacacatttaaaaactctTGGTTCTGTCTCAGTTTTAACATTACCTTACTTTACTTAAGTTACTTGAAATGTAATGCATTTTCAGCTCTCTCACTTACACATAAATTCTGAatagaatataaaaaaaatactatatTAGCTTTGCTCTGAAGCCAGTGGTGCCTCAGTGGTGAAATGTGCTTCCTGTCCTCCATGCCCCCTATAGACCATCTCCGTCACTTTTCATGTACTTCATCTTTTTATAGATACCTACATTTACATTATATTTTTGTTGTGTGAGATTTAGGTTGCATTGTAAGCTCACCAAAGCAATTATATGTACAGTGTACAGCACAAGTAGAGGAGGCATCCCACCAAAGGCCTCAGTATGAATGTAGTAAATGGAGCTCCACATTCTGTGCTTAATGACATTGGACACACAGTTATCAAAGCTGTTTCTTTGTGATGCTGCCTAAGGCTAGCTCTCACCTTTCATTTACCAATGAAGTGTGCAGTGCTTGATgtgcattacatttttttatccCTTCCTGAAAGCTGTAAAATCAATGAATGTATTCCAAAGTGATAAAGTGTGCATAGTTGCACTGATTGCATCATGGTAGCGGTAGTGTTCTGATTACAATTAACAAACACTGATCAAGTAATGTTATCATTATGATTGATACACACTGTAAATAGTATACAAGAATGTGCCCAATCATTGTAAATCTGTGTTGCCAAAGCTATTGATTAACTATACATGTTGACCTACTAATGAAGGAATCTTTACTTAGTGTGTCCTTTAATCAGTTATTTTGGTTACTGTGCATGCatattgtgttttatgtggTATACTACATTcagattattttgttttgttttccccttCTCACCTATCCACAATGCTGTCCCCCATGATGCACCTCTGCTTGCTGTTACCTGTATGTTAATACGCTTGAATCCCATTGGCCCACTGCCATCATGTGCTCGCTGCCTGCTATTAAAAGACTCAGTCGACTGCCAAAGCAATGAAGCGATCCCTCGAGGCAACTGTAGACCTGGTATTTTCACCTTTTGCTTTGGTTGTAGCTATTAATTGTATTGTAataacatttaatttttttcattgtggTTTAAAGCTTCTCCAAGTGTCATATACAGTAGTCTTTGTGTACAGTCACCATCAGTATCTTTAAGTGCTTAATTTGTGAGATATTTTAAAATTTCTGGTGATACATTATTCCATTCATGTTTGTATCCTAAAACCGTGCTGATTTTTCCACTATGTGATATGTCACCTTTATTGTTTAGTCATGTTTGTcgttttttattgttattttttttgtaagaaTACTAAATATTAAGTGAGAACGGAACTTTGGGAAGTTTGGGTGTGTCATGTCTCCTCTTGTTGCTTTTCAGGCCTTTCCCCACAGTGTCCTACAACCCCTACCAAAGAGACCAGCTCTTGAGAAGAGCAGCTGGGCCAGCTCTCTCCTCAGCCCCAGTTTTTTGCACTATCAACAGGCTCTGGccaacacacagctgcagcagcccaCTGCTGCATTTTATCCCACAGGTGAGCCTCTAAGCTTGTTGTGGATTCAAAGCTAAACAGAcactcttttcctttttttagaaacattttgacatgtcatttCAAGAAAACCACAGATGTAATTAGCAACCTTGGCAATGGCTGCATTCCATGTATAGTGGGTTCAAGTGTCTCAGTCAGccgtgacagtgtgacagtgagccagaaTGAgcaataccaggaccctgaaactgaagcagctaaattcAACTTTGTAACCTAAAACTaggtgttttgtctgtttgccttGAACTCGTAAATATATGTTGTGTTTCTCAGCTGAATTAAATCTGCATATTTGTTAAATCTACACTGTCTCAACACTATGCTTATATGCTTACTACACCAAAGATGTATGGATGTGGACTCACGTGTCAGTCACACTAAAAGAcggtctctctttctcttcacacacacacaggttctgTCTTGTGCATGACTCCTGCAAACAGCGTTGGTAGGTCCCTTCCTTCTTTCTTATAAACTCTCATAATAAGGTGAAGCTTTCATGTTAATCTGGATTTCTTCTTATTCGCGCACAGATAGCAATAATCGGGAACCCACATGAAAACCACatcttaaaatgttttattaggAATTTTACCGTTTttattctgtaaatattttttctttgcttttgtttttttaattgccaTATCTTGTGATTTATATGTACTAGTAATAATCCTTTTTCAAACACACTTTAGGTAGTCAAACACAATATAATAATGTAAGCATTTTGGCGGATTTTGTTGTAGAATTGAAGTGCACCATGGATCAGGAAATTGACCTGCATCCCTGAGATTCAATGTCAACTCTTCAGTGTTTGTACTCTTAAATGTTTTCGGTCATTAAAACTCCACAGATATCttataaaaatactgtgatCTTGTCTGGTGGCATTGCTGTACATGCCATCTCTTTTGAGATGTCAACGTTATGGACAGATTTCCTAATTTTATCTCTTATCAGCCCTCCTTTTATGTTCTCCCTGCTGTCTCGCTTTGCTGTGTGATCACATGCCATCTGCTGGTCTAACTCAATGATGGCTTTCTGCTGATGTCATTTTGTATTTGCCTGGCTAGAGAGAGAACAACATTGCTATGGTTACCATAATGCTCCACCTCCCTTTTCATTGCTTTCATGGTTCCCTTCCTGAAAAAGTCCCCATGATGTACAGTGCTACGCCTGCTACTGTCTCTGCAGCCACTTCTCCCGCCACAAGTGTCCCCTACGCAGCAACAGCACCAGCCAATCAGGTTTGCTCCTTTTTAAAGCTTTCTGTCAAATCCTTAAGCTCTGAATAAGTGCTTCATCTTTTAAATCAGGGGAGTTGCTTCATCAGCATAGCATCGCCCTGCTTGCATTGCCTCTCATTAAGCTTCACCTACCTGTAGACCTTCAGTAGAACTAGGTTGCATCTCACCCCTTTCTGTTATGACAGACATCACTTATTCAGAGGTCTTCCATCTGCAAATAGTGTCGTTGCATATATTctttattgcatgttttttgcCTTGTTCAATGTCAGCGTCTGTTTCAATACTTAATGCGCAGTCATAATGCTCTCTGAAGTGAAAGCTGGGGTGC is a window encoding:
- the LOC139339907 gene encoding muscleblind-like protein 2a isoform X1 — its product is MALNISSVRDTKWLTLEVCRQFQRGNCSRSDEECKFAHPPKSCQVENGRVIACFDSLKGRCSRENCKYLHPPSHLKTQLEINGRNNLIQQKTAAAVLAQQMQLMIPGSSLQPVGLGTNTGLCYGSYMTPLSHGMSLVPTDNLPSTPVLVPGSPPITVQSSSSSSSSSPSQKLQRTDKLEVCREFQRGSCARGETDCRFAHPSDSPMIDTTDNTVTVCMDYIKSRCSREKCKYFHPPAHLQAKIKSSQQQVNQTAVAAQAAAMTQSTAKAMKRSLEATVDLAFPHSVLQPLPKRPALEKSSWASSLLSPSFLHYQQALANTQLQQPTAAFYPTGSVLCMTPANSVDHPQVTTRNRSQCHVAAVKDPKQLLCKYSVNTTHHLQRAAC
- the LOC139339907 gene encoding muscleblind-like protein 2a isoform X5 translates to MALNISSVRDTKWLTLEVCRQFQRGNCSRSDEECKFAHPPKSCQVENGRVIACFDSLKGRCSRENCKYLHPPSHLKTQLEINGRNNLIQQKTAAAVLAQQMQLMIPGSSLQPVGLGTNTGLCYGSYMTPLSHGMSLVPTDNLPSTPVLVPGSPPITVQSSSSSSSSSPSQKLQRTDKLEVCREFQRGSCARGETDCRFAHPSDSPMIDTTDNTVTVCMDYIKSRCSREKCKYFHPPAHLQAKIKSSQQQVNQTAVAAQAAAMAFPHSVLQPLPKRPALEKSSWASSLLSPSFLHYQQALANTQLQQPTAAFYPTGSVLCMTPANSVVPMMYSATPATVSAATSPATSVPYAATAPANQIILK
- the LOC139339907 gene encoding muscleblind-like protein 2a isoform X2 — protein: MALNISSVRDTKWLTLEVCRQFQRGNCSRSDEECKFAHPPKSCQVENGRVIACFDSLKGRCSRENCKYLHPPSHLKTQLEINGRNNLIQQKTAAAVLAQQMQLMIPGSSLQPVGLGTNTGLCYGSYMTPLSHGMSLVPTDNLPSTPVLVPGSPPITVQSSSSSSSSSPSQKLQRTDKLEVCREFQRGSCARGETDCRFAHPSDSPMIDTTDNTVTVCMDYIKSRCSREKCKYFHPPAHLQAKIKSSQQQVNQTAVAAQAAAMTQSTAKAMKRSLEATVDLAFPHSVLQPLPKRPALEKSSWASSLLSPSFLHYQQALANTQLQQPTAAFYPTGSVLCMTPANSVVPMMYSATPATVSAATSPATSVPYAATAPANQIILK
- the LOC139339907 gene encoding muscleblind-like protein 2a isoform X3, which codes for MALNISSVRDTKWLTLEVCRQFQRGNCSRSDEECKFAHPPKSCQVENGRVIACFDSLKGRCSRENCKYLHPPSHLKTQLEINGRNNLIQQKTAAAVLAQQMQLMIPGSSLQPVGLGTNTGLCYGSYMTPLSHGMSLVPTDNLPSTPVLVPGSPPITVQSSSSSSSSSPSQKLQRTDKLEVCREFQRGSCARGETDCRFAHPSDSPMIDTTDNTVTVCMDYIKSRCSREKCKYFHPPAHLQAKIKSSQQQVNQTAVAAQAAAMAFPHSVLQPLPKRPALEKSSWASSLLSPSFLHYQQALANTQLQQPTAAFYPTGSVLCMTPANSVDHPQVTTRNRSQCHVAAVKDPKQLLCKYSVNTTHHLQRAAC
- the LOC139339907 gene encoding muscleblind-like protein 2a isoform X4, with the translated sequence MALNISSVRDTKWLTLEVCRQFQRGNCSRSDEECKFAHPPKSCQVENGRVIACFDSLKGRCSRENCKYLHPPSHLKTQLEINGRNNLIQQKTAAAVLAQQMQLMIPGSSLQPVGLGTNTGLCYGSYMTPLSHGMSLVPTDNLPSTPVLVPGSPPITVQSSSSSSSSSPSQKLQRTDKLEVCREFQRGSCARGETDCRFAHPSDSPMIDTTDNTVTVCMDYIKSRCSREKCKYFHPPAHLQAKIKSSQQQVNQTAVAAQAAAMTQSTAKAMKRSLEATVDLAFPHSVLQPLPKRPALEKSSWASSLLSPSFLHYQQALANTQLQQPTAAFYPTGSVLCMTPANSVATSPATSVPYAATAPANQIILK